A single genomic interval of Arachis duranensis cultivar V14167 chromosome 7, aradu.V14167.gnm2.J7QH, whole genome shotgun sequence harbors:
- the LOC107458281 gene encoding probable ribosome biogenesis protein RLP24 — protein MRLEKCWFCSSTVYPGHGIQFVRNDAKIFRFCRSKCHKNFKMKRNPRKVKWTKAYRRVHGKDMTQDSTFEFERKRNKPERYDRNLAENVLKAIPKIDKIRVTREERHHKNRSLLESSIMYIVWICGTLVSMENVLNFFYSSQ, from the exons ATGAGATTGGAGAAGTGTTGGTTTTGTTCCTCAACGGTATATCCTGGTCATGGAATCCAGTTCGTTCGTAATGATGCCAAG ATTTTTCGATTTTGTAGGTCTAAATGCCATAAGAACTTTAAAATGAAGAGGAACCCTCGTAAGGTCAAATGGACCAAGGCATATCGAAGAGTGCATGGAAAGGATATGACACAG GATTCAACGTTTGAATTCGAGAGGAAGCGGAACAAACCTGAGAGATATGACAGGAACCTTGCTGAGAATGTGCTTAAGGCCATTCCTAAGATTGATAAGATCAGAGTCACCAGAGAGGAGAGACACCATAAGAATAGGTCCTTGCTTGAATCTTCTATTATGTATATAGTGTGGATTTGTGGAACCTTGGTTTCTATGGAAaatgtcttaaattttttttactctagTCAGTAA